One genomic segment of Blastocatellia bacterium includes these proteins:
- a CDS encoding secondary thiamine-phosphate synthase enzyme YjbQ, which translates to MKSYRKELWFNTPTRMAFINITPQVEECVRESGVQEGLALVNAMHITASVFINDDEAGLHHDYSQWLERLAPHEPTGQYRHNDTGEDNADAHMKRQIMGREVVVAITKGRLDFGPWEQIFYGEFDGRRRKRVLVKIIGE; encoded by the coding sequence ATGAAGAGCTATCGAAAGGAATTGTGGTTCAACACGCCGACCCGGATGGCATTTATCAACATCACGCCACAGGTAGAAGAATGTGTGCGCGAAAGCGGTGTGCAGGAAGGCTTGGCGCTGGTCAATGCGATGCATATCACAGCTTCCGTGTTTATCAATGATGACGAAGCTGGCTTGCATCACGATTACAGTCAATGGCTGGAGCGACTGGCGCCGCATGAACCGACTGGTCAGTATCGCCACAATGATACGGGCGAAGATAATGCCGATGCGCACATGAAACGTCAGATCATGGGGCGCGAAGTCGTCGTTGCGATCACCAAAGGTCGGCTCGATTTCGGTCCGTGGGAACAAATTTTCTACGGCGAATTTGATGGACGGCGGCGCAAGCGCGTCTTAGTGAAGATCATCGGAGAGTGA
- a CDS encoding alpha/beta fold hydrolase encodes MPVISPSSYTPPWWLTNGHAQTILTALRRVTGVHYQRERISTPDDDFLDLDWARIGAQKLAILSHGLEGNSRRPYILGMVKALHRRGWDALAWNYRGCGGEPNRQPFFYHSGATYDLHTVVLHALRQNVYSELALIGFSLGGNLTLKYLGEQVYPISPLIKRAVAVSAPCDLKTGALKMMRPENRLYMMMFLRSLHQKIKAKMQVMPDVINDDGFEQIKNFKDFDDRYVAPLHGFKNAEDYWAKASSRPVIPNIRVPTLLINARNDPMLGEGAFPYEEAEANPYFFFEAPASGGHVGFISFNSNGELWSETRALEFLQQPIHVTAHGR; translated from the coding sequence ATGCCGGTGATTTCGCCGTCGTCGTACACACCGCCGTGGTGGTTGACCAATGGGCATGCGCAAACCATCCTGACGGCGCTCCGTCGCGTCACTGGCGTTCATTATCAGCGGGAGCGCATCAGCACGCCGGACGATGATTTTTTAGACTTGGACTGGGCGCGCATTGGAGCGCAGAAGCTGGCCATCCTGTCGCACGGGCTGGAAGGCAACAGCCGCCGTCCCTACATCCTGGGCATGGTCAAGGCGCTGCATCGGCGCGGCTGGGACGCGCTGGCGTGGAATTACCGTGGTTGCGGCGGCGAGCCAAATCGGCAACCGTTCTTCTATCACAGCGGGGCGACCTATGACTTGCATACAGTCGTGCTGCATGCGCTCCGTCAGAACGTCTATAGCGAGCTGGCGCTCATCGGGTTCAGCCTCGGCGGGAATCTGACGTTGAAGTACCTGGGCGAACAGGTTTATCCGATCAGTCCGCTCATCAAGAGAGCGGTCGCTGTGTCTGCACCATGTGATTTGAAAACGGGGGCGCTGAAGATGATGCGACCGGAAAATCGTCTTTACATGATGATGTTTTTGCGGAGTCTTCACCAGAAGATCAAAGCGAAAATGCAGGTGATGCCTGACGTGATCAATGACGATGGCTTTGAGCAGATCAAAAACTTCAAAGACTTCGACGATCGGTATGTGGCGCCATTGCACGGGTTCAAAAACGCCGAGGATTATTGGGCGAAAGCGAGCAGCCGGCCTGTCATTCCCAACATTCGCGTTCCGACGCTGCTGATTAACGCGCGGAATGATCCGATGCTGGGGGAAGGGGCGTTTCCCTACGAAGAAGCGGAAGCCAATCCTTATTTCTTTTTTGAGGCGCCGGCATCGGGCGGCCACGTTGGTTTCATCAGCTTCAATTCCAACGGCGAGCTTTGGTCTGAAACGCGCGCGCTGGAATTTCTTCAACAACCGATTCACGTCACTGCGCACGGGCGATGA
- a CDS encoding sterol desaturase family protein: MDYIAWAIPFFVGLIAIEVAVACWLGRPYYRFNDAITDIGCGIGQQVVGLFFRTGLFLGYVYFYERFALIDFSNKPLAAWIVAFVGVDFLYYWWHRWSHRVNFLWAIHIVHHQSEEYNLAVALRQAWFSGLTAWVVYLPLAFLGIPPLVFVAMVSISTLYQFWIHTRLIGKLGWLEWIINTPSHHRVHHGRDPKYIDKNYGATLISWDRLFGTFQEEEEEPLYGTVKPYASWNSIWANFDYWAQLWQQARRAPYVWDKIRIWFMPPEWQPRGLQSPPPADSGERIRYETRVPLGLNGYIALQYAVLVPAMMWLMLNADSLRLSERVGAVSLILLTLLIWGGLFEKKYWALPLELGRLALIAAATLAYSWAEPAIWPLGAVTSVIVLLLAGWILRYRSLLMVSERRVVPLWGR; this comes from the coding sequence ATGGACTACATTGCGTGGGCCATTCCGTTCTTCGTCGGTTTGATTGCCATTGAAGTAGCCGTCGCGTGCTGGTTGGGCCGACCGTACTATCGCTTCAACGACGCGATCACCGACATCGGTTGCGGCATCGGGCAGCAGGTCGTCGGGTTGTTCTTCAGGACAGGGTTGTTTCTCGGTTACGTCTATTTCTATGAGCGATTCGCGCTGATTGATTTCTCGAACAAGCCCCTGGCCGCCTGGATCGTTGCATTCGTCGGCGTGGATTTCCTCTACTATTGGTGGCATCGCTGGAGTCATCGTGTGAATTTTCTCTGGGCCATTCACATCGTTCATCACCAGAGCGAAGAGTACAATCTGGCGGTTGCGCTGCGGCAGGCCTGGTTTTCTGGTCTCACCGCGTGGGTTGTCTACTTGCCACTGGCTTTTCTTGGCATTCCGCCGCTCGTGTTTGTCGCGATGGTTTCCATCAGCACGCTTTATCAGTTTTGGATTCACACACGATTGATCGGCAAACTTGGATGGCTCGAATGGATCATCAACACGCCGTCGCACCACCGCGTTCATCATGGTCGCGATCCGAAATACATTGATAAAAACTATGGCGCAACCCTGATCAGTTGGGACCGGCTCTTCGGTACGTTTCAGGAAGAAGAGGAGGAGCCGTTGTATGGCACGGTCAAGCCCTACGCCAGTTGGAATTCGATTTGGGCAAACTTCGACTACTGGGCGCAACTGTGGCAACAAGCGCGACGCGCGCCATACGTGTGGGACAAGATACGAATTTGGTTCATGCCGCCGGAGTGGCAGCCGCGTGGCCTTCAGTCGCCGCCGCCAGCGGATTCGGGTGAGCGCATCCGCTATGAGACGCGCGTTCCGCTTGGACTGAACGGATACATTGCCTTGCAGTATGCCGTACTGGTTCCTGCCATGATGTGGTTAATGCTGAACGCTGACTCATTGCGACTGAGCGAGCGCGTCGGCGCAGTCAGCTTGATTCTGCTGACGCTGTTGATCTGGGGCGGGCTGTTTGAGAAAAAGTACTGGGCGCTGCCGCTGGAACTGGGGCGGTTGGCTCTTATAGCCGCCGCCACGCTCGCCTATAGCTGGGCTGAGCCAGCGATATGGCCACTTGGAGCGGTCACTTCAGTCATCGTGCTGTTGCTGGCCGGCTGGATTCTGCGCTATCGTTCGCTCTTGATGGTGTCAGAGCGGCGTGTAGTGCCTCTTTGGGGCAGATAG
- a CDS encoding purine-nucleoside phosphorylase, protein MNNLYEKAQEAAEFIRSAYAQAPRCAVVLGSGLGAFADRLGGSVKIPYQQIPHFPVSTAVGHAGRLVLGQCDGVDVVAMQGRFHAYEGWTMQQVTFPIRVFGLLGIKALVLTNMAGGVNLNYTAGTLMLIKDHINLMGMNPLCGQNDERFGPRFPDMTYVYSEAYRTIAKREAATLSVPLQEGVYLALSGPSYETPAEIRMVRVLGADAVGMSTVPEAIVGRHMGMEILGISLISNMAAGVLDQPLHHQEVLDMGERMGGVLTELLQRIIPKLVNP, encoded by the coding sequence ATGAATAATCTCTATGAAAAAGCGCAGGAGGCTGCTGAATTCATCCGGTCGGCTTATGCTCAAGCGCCGCGTTGCGCTGTCGTGCTCGGTTCTGGCCTCGGCGCATTTGCTGACAGGCTCGGTGGAAGCGTCAAGATTCCTTACCAGCAGATTCCGCATTTTCCTGTGTCAACCGCAGTAGGCCATGCCGGGCGATTAGTGCTCGGCCAGTGTGACGGCGTAGACGTGGTGGCCATGCAAGGGCGCTTTCATGCCTACGAAGGTTGGACGATGCAGCAGGTAACGTTTCCCATCCGAGTCTTTGGGTTGTTGGGCATCAAAGCGCTGGTGCTGACCAACATGGCTGGCGGCGTCAACTTGAACTATACGGCTGGCACCCTGATGCTGATCAAGGATCATATCAATCTGATGGGCATGAATCCGCTGTGTGGCCAGAACGATGAGCGGTTCGGCCCGCGTTTTCCGGACATGACCTATGTTTATTCCGAGGCCTACCGGACGATTGCCAAGCGCGAGGCAGCTACGCTCAGTGTTCCGCTGCAAGAGGGCGTCTATCTGGCGCTGAGCGGGCCAAGCTACGAAACGCCGGCAGAGATTCGCATGGTGCGGGTGCTCGGCGCTGATGCAGTCGGCATGTCTACTGTGCCCGAAGCCATCGTCGGCCGCCACATGGGCATGGAAATTTTAGGCATTTCCTTGATCTCCAACATGGCGGCAGGCGTTTTGGATCAGCCGCTCCATCACCAAGAAGTTCTCGATATGGGTGAGCGCATGGGCGGCGTGTTGACCGAACTGCTCCAACGCATCATACCAAAATTGGTCAACCCGTAG
- the udk gene encoding uridine kinase, translated as MIIGICGGTGSGKTTVTRKVLEAVGEDQVAYLQHDSYYRDLSHLPFEHRTKVNFDHPDALDTDLLIQHVEQLRQGQPVDQPIYDFTHHARLAAVRRILPKPVILIEGILIFENARLRSLMELKVFVDTADDLRFIRRLQRDIAERGRTPESVIQQYLETVRPMHLEFVEPSKRYADIIIPEGGQNLAGIDLLIQKVRSHLMASPLEQKAQAGQHG; from the coding sequence ATGATCATAGGAATTTGCGGCGGCACAGGATCAGGCAAGACCACCGTGACACGAAAGGTTCTGGAGGCAGTCGGCGAAGATCAGGTCGCCTATCTACAGCACGATTCGTATTACCGCGACTTGAGTCATTTGCCATTTGAGCACCGAACCAAGGTCAACTTCGATCATCCGGATGCGCTGGATACGGATTTGCTGATTCAGCACGTTGAGCAGTTGCGGCAAGGTCAGCCGGTTGATCAACCGATTTACGATTTCACGCATCACGCGCGCTTAGCTGCCGTGCGCCGCATTCTGCCGAAGCCGGTGATTTTGATTGAAGGCATCCTGATTTTTGAGAATGCTCGGTTACGCTCGCTGATGGAGCTGAAAGTGTTTGTTGACACCGCTGATGATCTGCGGTTTATTCGACGGCTCCAACGCGATATTGCTGAACGCGGTCGCACGCCCGAATCGGTGATTCAGCAGTATCTGGAGACTGTTCGGCCAATGCACCTGGAATTCGTTGAACCGAGCAAACGATATGCAGATATCATCATTCCTGAAGGCGGTCAAAACTTGGCGGGGATTGATCTGCTGATTCAAAAAGTTCGATCACACTTGATGGCAAGCCCACTGGAGCAGAAAGCGCAGGCTGGGCAGCATGGCTAG
- a CDS encoding cytidine deaminase, producing MARVTDRMLIEAARQAREKAYAPYSRFKVGAAVLTQSGRIITGCNVESASYGLTLCAERVAIFKAISEGELSFKKIAVVTDTDELTPPCGACRQIIWEFCGDVPVVMSNLKRRTEREQMRRILPRAFDRRFLNK from the coding sequence ATGGCGAGAGTTACTGATAGGATGTTGATCGAAGCAGCGCGGCAAGCGCGAGAAAAAGCGTACGCGCCTTATTCACGCTTCAAGGTGGGCGCGGCCGTGCTGACGCAATCGGGTCGAATCATTACCGGCTGCAACGTGGAAAGCGCCAGTTATGGTTTGACGTTGTGCGCCGAGCGAGTAGCGATTTTTAAGGCCATCTCCGAAGGCGAGTTGAGTTTTAAGAAGATTGCCGTGGTGACCGATACTGATGAATTAACGCCTCCTTGTGGCGCTTGCCGGCAGATCATCTGGGAATTCTGCGGCGATGTGCCGGTCGTCATGTCGAATTTGAAGCGCCGGACGGAACGTGAACAGATGCGTAGAATTCTGCCTCGCGCGTTTGATCGCCGATTCTTGAACAAATAA
- the hutU gene encoding urocanate hydratase: MSSRIVQAPRGKQISCRGWHQEAALRMLMNNLDPEVAENPQELIVYGGAGKAARNWACFEAIVRSLQSLENDETLLVQSGKPVGVFRTHEMAPRVLIANSNLVPQWATWDEFRRLEAMGLMMYGQMTAGSWIYIGTQGIVQGTFETFAAAARKHFAGDLRGKLVVSGGMGGMGGAQPLAATMNGAVFLGIDVDPTRIQRRIKTGYCDQMTDNLDDALATLMTAKAAGQAVSVGLVGNCADVLPELVRRGIVPDMLTDQTSAHDPLNGYVPAGMPLEQALQLRRSNPDEYVKRSLASMARHVEAMLALMRQGAVTFDYGNNIRQFAYSAGVRDAFEIPGFVSEYIRPMFCEGRGPFRWVALSGNAQDIRRTDDLAMELFPDDPVLNRWLRLARERIKFQGLPARICWLGYGERAEFGQAINELVKRGEIEAPVVIGRDHLDCGSVASPYRETEGMKDGSDAVADWPILNALLNTASGASWVSFHHGGGVGIGYSLHAGQVIVADGTADGARRLQLVLTNDPGIGVARHADAGYEDAIRTAQTKGIKIPMI, translated from the coding sequence ATGTCGAGCCGAATTGTGCAAGCTCCACGAGGCAAGCAGATCAGTTGTCGTGGTTGGCATCAGGAAGCAGCGTTGCGCATGCTGATGAACAATCTGGACCCTGAGGTGGCAGAAAATCCTCAAGAGTTGATTGTCTACGGCGGCGCCGGCAAAGCCGCGCGCAACTGGGCTTGCTTCGAGGCGATTGTTCGTTCGTTGCAGAGCCTGGAGAATGACGAAACTTTGCTAGTGCAATCGGGCAAGCCCGTCGGCGTGTTTCGCACGCATGAGATGGCCCCGCGCGTGTTGATTGCCAATTCAAATCTTGTGCCCCAGTGGGCCACATGGGATGAATTTCGCCGACTAGAAGCGATGGGGCTGATGATGTACGGCCAGATGACGGCGGGCAGTTGGATTTACATCGGCACGCAAGGGATTGTCCAGGGCACGTTCGAGACGTTCGCGGCAGCGGCGCGAAAACATTTCGCCGGCGACCTGCGTGGCAAGCTCGTCGTATCAGGCGGCATGGGCGGTATGGGCGGCGCGCAGCCGTTGGCAGCAACGATGAATGGCGCCGTGTTTCTTGGCATTGACGTGGACCCAACCCGCATCCAACGGCGCATCAAGACAGGCTACTGCGATCAGATGACGGATAATCTGGATGACGCGCTCGCCACACTGATGACGGCCAAGGCAGCGGGTCAGGCAGTCTCGGTGGGATTGGTAGGAAATTGCGCCGATGTGCTGCCGGAGCTAGTTCGTCGTGGCATCGTGCCGGACATGCTGACGGATCAGACCAGCGCGCATGATCCGCTCAATGGTTATGTGCCAGCCGGCATGCCGCTGGAGCAGGCGCTGCAATTGCGCCGGTCCAACCCTGATGAGTATGTGAAACGCTCGCTGGCTTCGATGGCCCGTCATGTGGAAGCCATGCTGGCGCTGATGCGGCAAGGCGCAGTCACGTTCGACTACGGTAATAATATCCGCCAATTTGCCTACTCAGCAGGCGTGCGCGATGCGTTTGAGATTCCCGGTTTTGTTTCCGAATACATTCGCCCGATGTTTTGCGAGGGTCGTGGACCGTTTCGTTGGGTGGCGCTCTCAGGCAATGCTCAGGATATTCGCCGGACAGATGATCTGGCTATGGAGCTGTTCCCTGATGATCCGGTGTTGAACCGATGGCTTCGGTTGGCACGCGAGCGGATCAAGTTTCAAGGGCTGCCGGCGCGGATTTGCTGGCTGGGTTATGGCGAACGCGCCGAGTTTGGTCAGGCGATCAATGAGCTGGTCAAACGCGGAGAGATTGAAGCGCCGGTCGTCATTGGACGTGATCATCTGGACTGTGGCTCGGTCGCTTCGCCGTACCGCGAGACAGAAGGGATGAAAGATGGCAGCGATGCTGTCGCCGATTGGCCGATTTTGAATGCGCTGCTCAACACGGCGTCAGGCGCCTCTTGGGTGTCGTTTCATCATGGCGGCGGCGTGGGCATCGGCTACAGCCTGCATGCAGGACAAGTGATCGTTGCTGACGGAACCGCCGACGGCGCGCGCCGACTTCAATTGGTCTTAACCAATGATCCGGGCATTGGCGTGGCGCGGCACGCAGACGCCGGTTACGAAGATGCGATCCGCACTGCGCAGACCAAGGGTATCAAAATTCCGATGATCTGA
- the hutI gene encoding imidazolonepropionase: protein MRELGIIEDGAVLIEDGVIVAVGTSAEVVAQADQSAERIDARGQVVLPGFVDAHTHPVFAGTRVQEYELRAMGLTYQEIAARGGGIRSTMEMTRAASEDELLSRARRYARWFIEHGTTTIEAKSGYGLSLESEIKLLRVMAALNREGPLEIVPTLLAAHIVPPEFQHQREAYLSMISDELLPLVAQEKLAEYHDVFCETGAFSVDETRALMLRARELGLKLRLHANQFSDTGAAALAAELNMSTCDHLEHVDQSAIAALQRAGVIAVLLPGAVWHLGSQHYPPARAMIDAGLAVVLATDFNPGSSPTPNMQMILSLACTQMGMTPAEALTATTLNAAYSLNRGDRIGSIEIGKQADLVIFDCADYREIPYFYGRNHVNRVIKRGCVVFTKSCVSLN, encoded by the coding sequence ATGCGCGAGCTCGGCATTATTGAGGACGGCGCTGTATTGATTGAAGACGGCGTCATTGTCGCCGTCGGAACTTCTGCTGAAGTCGTTGCGCAAGCCGATCAATCGGCTGAACGGATTGATGCACGTGGCCAGGTCGTATTGCCGGGCTTCGTTGATGCACACACGCATCCGGTATTCGCAGGGACTCGCGTGCAGGAATACGAGCTACGCGCTATGGGACTCACGTATCAGGAGATTGCGGCGCGCGGCGGCGGCATACGCTCGACGATGGAAATGACACGCGCGGCATCTGAAGATGAGTTACTGTCGCGCGCGCGGCGCTATGCCCGTTGGTTTATTGAGCACGGCACGACAACGATTGAAGCCAAGAGCGGATATGGACTGTCGTTGGAGAGCGAGATCAAGTTACTGCGAGTGATGGCTGCGCTCAACCGTGAAGGGCCGTTAGAAATAGTGCCAACGCTGCTGGCGGCGCATATTGTGCCGCCTGAATTCCAGCATCAGCGAGAAGCTTATCTGAGCATGATCTCGGACGAGCTGTTGCCGCTGGTCGCACAAGAAAAATTGGCCGAGTATCACGATGTTTTCTGCGAAACAGGGGCGTTCTCTGTTGACGAAACGCGTGCGCTCATGTTGCGGGCGCGCGAGCTTGGACTGAAACTCCGGCTGCATGCCAATCAATTCAGCGACACAGGCGCGGCGGCGCTCGCCGCCGAGTTGAACATGAGCACTTGCGATCACCTGGAACACGTGGATCAAAGCGCAATCGCAGCCTTGCAACGAGCCGGTGTGATCGCTGTCTTGTTGCCTGGGGCTGTGTGGCATCTTGGCTCTCAGCACTATCCGCCTGCGCGGGCCATGATTGACGCCGGACTGGCCGTTGTGTTAGCCACAGATTTCAATCCGGGTAGCTCGCCGACGCCGAACATGCAGATGATCCTGAGCCTCGCGTGCACACAAATGGGAATGACACCGGCTGAGGCACTGACAGCGACGACGCTCAATGCCGCTTACAGCCTGAATCGTGGAGATCGAATCGGTTCTATTGAAATAGGCAAGCAGGCTGACCTGGTGATCTTTGATTGTGCTGACTA